AGTATAATTTTTTCCTTGTTAGTCTTAAGAATAAAAGCCAGGAATAGTGCGGTGTCCAAACCGGGATTTTCGATTCCCGCGTTTCTGAGCCGCGCCACGCCCTGGGTAAGGGCTTCCCGTATAGTCATAGCTCACACGATCACGAAGCGGCGGTTACCGATGCTGTGGTTTGGAGTAATTCTTCCCGGGCGGAAAGTTTAAGGGCGTCGAAGAGTTCTTCCACATCCCCCTGCATGATCAGGTCCAGTTTATAGAGCGTAAGGTTGATACGATGATCCGTAAGGCGGTTTTGGGGGAAGTTGTAGGTACGGATACGCTCAGAGCGGTCCCCGCTGCCTACTTGGTTTTTCCGGGCCTCCGAACGGGAGGCGGCGGCTTTGGCTTCCTCCATTTCGTAGATCCGTGCCCGGAGTACACGCATGGCTTTGGCCTTGTTTTTAATCTGGCTCTTTTCATCCTGACATTGGACCACCACCCCGGAGGGGATATGGGTGATCCGTACCGCCGAGTCGGTGGTGTTAACACACTGACCCCCGGGACCGCCGGCACGCATCACATCGATACGGAGGTCTTCGGTACGTATATCGATTTCGGTCTCGTCCGCTTCGGGGAGCACCGCCACGGTTACTGCGGAGGTGTGGATACGGCCCGAAGCTTCGGTAGCGGGAACCCGCTGAACACGGTGTACCCCCGACTCGTAGCGGAGATTTTCGTACACATTATTACCGCTGATGGAAAAAACGATTTCCTTAAAGCCCCCAAGCTCGGTTTCGTTGGAGCTCATAATTTCAAACTTCCAGCCCTTGGTTTCCGCAAACCGGGAATACATACGGTAGAGGTCCGACGCAAAGAGGGCCGCCTCGTCGCCGCCGGTACCCGCCCGGATTTCCATGATGATATTCTTTTCGTCCAGGGGGTCCTTGGGGATAAGCAGGAATTTGAGGCGATCCTCCGCATCCTTTAGATGGGTTTCCAGTTCCCGGCTTTCTTCCTTGGCCATTTCCCGCATATCCGGATCCTTTTCATCCTGGATCAGGGTTTTGGTGTCCGCAAGCTGGGCGGAAATTTCTTCGATTTCCCTTTGAGTGCCGGCAATGGTATCCAATTGGGAATATTCCCTCATGGTATCGCGGTATTTTTTCTGATCCTTCACCAGCTCAGGGTCCTGGATTAGGCCCGATAGTTCATCATACCGCCGCAGCAGTGATTCAAGACGTTCGTTCACCTTAGAGTTTCTCCTGGAATTGGGGACAGGAATAAACCACCACTTCCATGGGATCGTCCTTGGCGGAAAATTCTTCCATGGCCTTGAAGAGGGTACCCTGAATACGACAGACGTCGTTTTGGTTGCAAAGCGGACAGGCGCCATTACCCCGGGGGTTAATCACTATATCCATTATATGTATAATATAGCAGAAAGAAGATTATCCGTACAGTAGCCGGAAAAGCAGCTTTCTATTAGAATGATACTATGCAGATAGGGGATCTGATTTGGCATT
This region of Treponema primitia ZAS-1 genomic DNA includes:
- the prfA gene encoding peptide chain release factor 1, whose amino-acid sequence is MNERLESLLRRYDELSGLIQDPELVKDQKKYRDTMREYSQLDTIAGTQREIEEISAQLADTKTLIQDEKDPDMREMAKEESRELETHLKDAEDRLKFLLIPKDPLDEKNIIMEIRAGTGGDEAALFASDLYRMYSRFAETKGWKFEIMSSNETELGGFKEIVFSISGNNVYENLRYESGVHRVQRVPATEASGRIHTSAVTVAVLPEADETEIDIRTEDLRIDVMRAGGPGGQCVNTTDSAVRITHIPSGVVVQCQDEKSQIKNKAKAMRVLRARIYEMEEAKAAASRSEARKNQVGSGDRSERIRTYNFPQNRLTDHRINLTLYKLDLIMQGDVEELFDALKLSAREELLQTTASVTAAS